Part of the Synechococcales cyanobacterium T60_A2020_003 genome, ACGAGTGATGCAGGCTCAGAAGAAGCTCAAAGATCCGCAGCACACTGAGTTTATTGGTGTGCTCCAAGGGCAATCGGCGATCGCCGCTGAAACCGTGCGTCTGGCTCAGGCGATGGAAGATCTCGGCATTACCCAGCGATACGTGGTTCACAACCGCTACCGACCCGGGTATGAGTTACCGGAAGGACTCTTGACCGGACAAACCATTGTGAAAATGGCTGATCTACCACGGGCGATCGCACCGATGGAGCAAATCCAAATTGCGGCTGACCTACTGTTCTAGCTGTTTTAACGCAGTCATTCAGCGTTCAGCTAAGCGAGGGACTGCGCCATTCGATGATGAGCCCTCTCGACCAGGATTTCCCACACGATTCGACACCTTAGAGCCATTACGGTTTCCCTGCGCCGAGTTTCCGAATATCTCAGTGTTAAATCGATAGCCGACATTTCGAACCGTTTGGATTAAATTCGGTTGCCGTGGATCAACTTCTATCTTCTTTCGTAACGATAGGACGTGCGTATCCACCGTCCGATGGTTATCAATTTCATCGGGCCAGGCGCGCCGAAGCAACTCGGTACGGCTGAGGGGTTGCCCCCCCGCTTGAGCCAGCACATAGAGCAAGCTAAATTCTTGGGGCGTAAGTTCAATGAAACTCTCTTTTAACCGAACTCGCCGATGAACTAGGTCAATTTGTAAATCTCCGTAATCCAGAGCTGCCGGAGCATTCATCAAGCGACTGCGGCGTGCCAAGGCATCGACCCGCGCCAAAAACTCCTGCATCCCAAAAGGCTTCGTGAGATAGTCATCTGCCCCTGCTTTTAAACCCGCGACAATATCCGATTCATTAGTCTTAGCCGAAAGCATCAGGATAAACGGACTCTGCTGACTTTGGAGCCAGCGACAAAACTCCAACCCATCTCCGTCAGGAAGCTCCGAATCAATAACGACTAGGCTCGGCTGATGGTGCTGTACCGCTTCCCTGGCCTGATGGAGATCGGCAGATTGGTAAACGCAGTAGCCTGCCTGCTGCAAATGCCAACCTAGAAGCGATCGCAGATGGGGGTTTCCCTCAATGATTTGAATGCAGACCGATC contains:
- a CDS encoding response regulator transcription factor, with protein sequence MGSVCIQIIEGNPHLRSLLGWHLQQAGYCVYQSADLHQAREAVQHHQPSLVVIDSELPDGDGLEFCRWLQSQQSPFILMLSAKTNESDIVAGLKAGADDYLTKPFGMQEFLARVDALARRSRLMNAPAALDYGDLQIDLVHRRVRLKESFIELTPQEFSLLYVLAQAGGQPLSRTELLRRAWPDEIDNHRTVDTHVLSLRKKIEVDPRQPNLIQTVRNVGYRFNTEIFGNSAQGNRNGSKVSNRVGNPGREGSSSNGAVPRLAER